The Grimontia kaedaensis genome has a window encoding:
- a CDS encoding L-iditol 2-dehydrogenase has product MTLSLQQNDAPLLEGKVALLTGANSGIGLAVAYAYLASGAKCVIADIPLDPSPGVAALQSQFSENVAYHHCNITDTEARHHLVTSTISQFGAIDVLFNNAAIFDMGPLLETSEEQFDRLFNVNVKGMFFLMQDVAKAMVEAGKGGKIINMASQAGRRGEALVAHYCATKAAVISYTQSSALALAEHGITVNGISPGVVDTPMWDHVDALFAKYENRKPGEKKKLVGEEVPLGRMGVPNDIAGTALFLASSLSDYITAQTYNVDGGNVMS; this is encoded by the coding sequence ATGACACTATCACTACAACAAAATGACGCACCATTACTTGAGGGAAAAGTCGCACTGCTAACCGGTGCCAACAGCGGCATCGGACTGGCGGTGGCATACGCCTACCTCGCCAGCGGTGCCAAGTGTGTGATTGCAGATATTCCTTTGGACCCATCGCCGGGCGTGGCTGCTCTGCAAAGCCAGTTTAGTGAAAACGTGGCATACCATCACTGCAATATCACCGACACAGAAGCACGGCATCATTTGGTGACATCGACGATTTCGCAGTTTGGTGCCATTGACGTTTTGTTCAACAACGCTGCGATATTCGACATGGGGCCACTGCTGGAAACCTCAGAAGAACAGTTCGACAGACTGTTCAACGTGAATGTCAAAGGCATGTTCTTCCTAATGCAGGATGTCGCTAAAGCCATGGTTGAAGCAGGCAAAGGCGGCAAGATCATCAATATGGCGTCACAGGCGGGCCGTCGGGGAGAAGCCCTAGTGGCTCACTACTGCGCGACCAAAGCGGCAGTGATCAGCTACACCCAATCGTCAGCACTCGCGCTGGCGGAACACGGCATTACCGTTAATGGCATCTCTCCCGGCGTGGTGGATACGCCGATGTGGGATCATGTCGATGCCCTGTTTGCCAAATATGAAAACCGAAAACCTGGTGAAAAGAAAAAACTGGTGGGCGAAGAAGTGCCATTAGGGCGCATGGGCGTGCCAAACGATATCGCAGGCACCGCACTATTCCTGGCTTCTTCCCTTTCTGATTACATCACCGCCCAGACCTACAATGTCGATGGCGGCAACGTAATGAGCTGA
- a CDS encoding phosphotransferase enzyme family protein, with protein sequence MSFVINIGASLKINIRYLKQKLNEAYDINVTDVTPLSSMHELYKLKTTCSRRYVVKLYKVSDCSLSQLTSITEFNASLKADGVSVTLPKKGVDGDYVQHLGDKYAVLSHFVHGDTVSTISASQCYLFGRECARLHLTKSRQDLPDKKAKELLTFPLLNIKAGYSHKQQEIDVIENLATQAELSLSKLSLPEVLCHGDFHWGNAIFSSQQVTILDFDFCCRSWRIYDPVVFLWNLLFTNCGDIKQQWSAFLSGYQSISVLSDEELNAIPWVLVAQNIWHIGFIGEAKIDEWDFDDYWFDRKFELFEVIREICP encoded by the coding sequence ATGTCATTCGTTATAAATATTGGGGCATCTTTGAAAATAAACATTCGATACTTAAAACAAAAGCTAAATGAAGCTTACGATATCAATGTCACTGATGTTACTCCTCTTTCGAGTATGCATGAATTATATAAACTCAAAACGACTTGCTCTCGACGCTATGTGGTTAAGCTTTATAAAGTTAGTGACTGCTCCTTATCGCAGTTGACTTCAATAACCGAGTTTAATGCTAGCTTGAAAGCTGATGGGGTTTCCGTAACTCTGCCGAAGAAGGGAGTTGATGGTGACTATGTCCAGCATCTTGGCGATAAGTATGCAGTGTTAAGCCATTTTGTACATGGTGACACAGTATCCACAATCAGCGCTTCTCAGTGTTACTTATTTGGTCGAGAGTGCGCTCGGCTGCATTTAACAAAGAGCAGGCAAGATCTTCCGGATAAAAAAGCTAAAGAGTTGCTGACTTTTCCTTTGCTCAATATCAAAGCAGGCTATAGCCATAAGCAACAAGAGATTGACGTCATAGAAAACTTGGCTACGCAAGCGGAGCTTAGCTTGTCCAAGTTGAGTCTACCTGAGGTCTTGTGTCATGGAGACTTTCATTGGGGCAATGCAATCTTCTCATCTCAGCAAGTCACGATACTTGATTTTGACTTCTGTTGTAGAAGTTGGCGTATATACGACCCTGTAGTCTTCTTGTGGAATCTTCTATTCACTAATTGTGGCGATATTAAACAACAATGGTCAGCATTCCTTAGTGGTTATCAGTCAATTTCAGTGCTTTCTGACGAGGAACTTAACGCTATTCCTTGGGTATTGGTAGCTCAGAATATTTGGCATATTGGGTTCATTGGCGAGGCAAAAATTGATGAGTGGGATTTTGATGATTACTGGTTTGATCGTAAGTTCGAGTTGTTTGAGGTAATCAGAGAAATATGTCCATAA
- the xylB gene encoding xylulokinase, translated as MATYLGIDIGTSAVKVILMGESGEVLDSQSESYGFDSPHPLWREQNPEIWWTGTRTAMTKIRTRQSYAWSAVSAIGLSGQMHGAVCLDKQNNPVRPAILWNDGRAFKECDTLNRQLPHLGESSGVPAMPGFTAPKLLWLKEFEPEDFSKIHKVILPKDYVRLKLTGELCTDVSDAAGTLWLNEHLRSWDENVLAASGITTAHMPKLIEGNEISGTLTVETALEFGLSIETPVCGGGGDAAIGGIGIGAINEGDAFVSLGTSGQIFVAKERYVANPQKLVHAFAHAIPDRWYQMACLLNGASPLAWFGSICGQSVPNLLEEAELHDTENGSEMFLPYLSGERTPHNNPFATGSFQGVTSTTERHHMTQAILEGIAYSLRDCLNALSEDGLPFQELGAIGGGARSRYWLQMIADVLEVPINQYVGGETGPALGAARLAMISVQGGRLEEVCTTPAVSEAFQPKADRQAYHREKYQIFTDYYRRLEPTMGAREKD; from the coding sequence ATGGCCACATACCTTGGCATTGATATTGGCACTTCCGCCGTTAAAGTTATCCTGATGGGCGAAAGCGGTGAAGTGCTTGACTCGCAATCAGAGTCTTATGGCTTCGACTCACCTCACCCGCTCTGGCGCGAGCAAAACCCGGAAATCTGGTGGACGGGCACCCGCACTGCCATGACTAAAATCCGCACCCGTCAGTCTTACGCATGGAGTGCGGTTTCAGCGATTGGGCTTTCCGGCCAAATGCACGGCGCAGTGTGCCTTGATAAACAGAACAATCCCGTACGCCCTGCCATTTTGTGGAATGACGGACGGGCATTTAAGGAGTGTGACACCCTCAACCGACAGCTTCCTCACCTTGGCGAAAGCTCTGGCGTGCCTGCTATGCCCGGGTTTACTGCGCCAAAGCTACTGTGGCTGAAAGAATTCGAACCGGAAGACTTCAGCAAAATCCACAAAGTCATTCTGCCGAAAGATTACGTGCGCCTGAAACTGACTGGCGAGCTTTGTACCGACGTCAGCGACGCGGCGGGCACCTTGTGGTTGAACGAACACCTTAGAAGCTGGGATGAAAACGTCCTTGCTGCCAGTGGCATCACGACCGCGCACATGCCAAAGCTGATTGAAGGTAACGAAATCAGTGGCACGCTAACGGTAGAAACGGCCTTGGAGTTTGGCCTTTCTATTGAGACGCCCGTCTGTGGCGGCGGCGGTGATGCTGCCATCGGAGGCATTGGCATTGGGGCGATCAACGAAGGCGACGCCTTTGTGTCGCTCGGTACCTCCGGCCAAATCTTCGTGGCGAAAGAGCGCTATGTCGCCAACCCACAAAAGCTGGTGCATGCCTTTGCCCACGCGATTCCAGACCGCTGGTATCAAATGGCGTGTCTGCTCAATGGCGCCAGCCCACTGGCGTGGTTTGGGTCTATCTGCGGTCAGTCAGTGCCAAACTTGCTGGAAGAAGCAGAGTTACATGACACTGAAAATGGTTCAGAAATGTTCCTGCCTTACCTCAGCGGCGAGCGAACTCCGCACAATAATCCCTTTGCGACGGGCAGCTTTCAAGGCGTTACTTCCACCACAGAACGCCACCATATGACACAAGCTATCCTCGAAGGCATTGCTTACAGCCTACGGGATTGTTTAAACGCCCTGTCAGAAGATGGCTTGCCGTTTCAGGAACTGGGCGCCATTGGGGGCGGCGCGCGCAGCCGATACTGGCTTCAAATGATTGCTGATGTGCTGGAAGTGCCAATCAACCAGTATGTCGGTGGAGAAACTGGCCCCGCGCTGGGTGCAGCCAGATTGGCTATGATCTCAGTACAGGGCGGAAGACTGGAAGAAGTCTGTACCACACCGGCTGTCTCGGAAGCGTTCCAGCCAAAGGCGGACCGTCAGGCGTATCATCGGGAGAAATATCAAATCTTTACCGATTATTACCGACGGCTTGAGCCAACAATGGGTGCGCGCGAAAAGGATTAG
- a CDS encoding mannitol dehydrogenase family protein: MSEHNRLVHFGIGAFHRGHQAYYLHLLNQQLPEEERWYYTDVNLREETRAIPEALSKQNGRFHFKRIAPDGNADFIEITSIDRVEDASSDPSIINTIFNDDAVKAITITVTEGGYYLTESNDLNLTHPEIIHDIQVVKSGNGKPKTLFGYLTLALMVRQKMANGAITVATCDNLRDNGNRLEHAFAQFVEAAGLDDLTQWISDGVTFPCSMVDRITPVPPKDLAEEIDRVVGKKDLCPIMGEDFEQWVIESKFAAEFPPLEKVGVTFTDKVHAFEEAKIRILNGGHFGLSYVGALRGYKTYDENVRDDNLNELLKQYHQREVIPTIYEHPFDLENYRQVIVLRFSNTFIADSIERIAMDSISKFPQFILPTIKLNLERGYVPTAAMTLVSYWYCFLALYLNGRFQFNYKDPYLHVAEKWMQESDPVKAFLADPDIWQGLNKRFPLFGEQLEEQIKQTLDDYQERYP, encoded by the coding sequence ATGTCTGAGCATAACCGCCTAGTCCACTTTGGGATCGGTGCGTTTCATCGCGGACATCAGGCTTACTATCTGCACTTACTTAACCAACAGCTCCCAGAAGAGGAACGTTGGTACTACACCGATGTGAATCTGCGGGAAGAAACCCGCGCCATTCCAGAGGCGTTAAGTAAGCAAAATGGGCGATTTCACTTCAAACGCATCGCGCCGGATGGCAATGCTGATTTCATTGAAATTACCAGTATTGATAGGGTTGAGGATGCGTCCTCCGACCCTTCAATCATCAATACTATTTTTAACGATGATGCCGTCAAAGCCATCACGATTACGGTGACAGAAGGCGGCTACTACCTGACTGAATCCAATGACCTCAATCTCACCCACCCTGAGATAATCCATGACATTCAAGTGGTGAAGTCGGGCAATGGCAAACCGAAAACCCTGTTTGGCTATTTAACGCTGGCGCTAATGGTTCGACAGAAAATGGCCAATGGCGCGATTACCGTTGCCACCTGCGACAACCTTCGCGATAACGGCAACCGACTTGAACATGCCTTCGCTCAGTTTGTTGAAGCCGCAGGGTTAGATGATTTAACACAATGGATTAGTGACGGCGTCACTTTTCCTTGTTCAATGGTGGACAGAATTACTCCTGTTCCACCTAAAGACTTGGCCGAGGAAATTGACCGGGTTGTCGGTAAAAAGGACCTTTGCCCTATCATGGGGGAAGACTTTGAGCAGTGGGTGATTGAATCTAAATTTGCCGCTGAATTTCCGCCACTGGAAAAAGTCGGCGTCACCTTCACAGATAAAGTACATGCGTTCGAAGAAGCTAAGATCCGCATCCTAAACGGCGGACACTTTGGGCTTTCTTATGTCGGTGCCTTGCGCGGCTACAAAACCTATGACGAAAATGTACGTGACGACAACCTGAATGAACTGCTCAAGCAGTACCATCAACGCGAAGTCATCCCAACTATTTATGAACACCCTTTTGATTTGGAAAATTATCGCCAAGTCATTGTATTGCGGTTCAGCAATACGTTTATCGCCGATTCGATTGAACGAATCGCGATGGACAGTATCAGCAAGTTCCCGCAGTTTATTTTGCCCACCATCAAATTAAATCTTGAGCGCGGATATGTTCCAACCGCGGCGATGACATTGGTCAGCTATTGGTACTGTTTTCTCGCTCTGTATCTCAACGGCCGATTCCAATTCAACTATAAAGATCCTTATCTCCACGTCGCTGAGAAGTGGATGCAGGAGTCCGATCCGGTCAAGGCCTTCCTTGCCGATCCCGACATCTGGCAAGGGCTGAACAAACGTTTCCCACTTTTTGGAGAACAGCTCGAAGAACAAATCAAACAAACGCTTGATGACTATCAGGAACGTTACCCATGA
- a CDS encoding ABC transporter ATP-binding protein encodes MSYLQVNHLYKKYGDTLALKDIDFEIQKGEFVVFVGPSGCGKSTLLRTIAGLENSSDGDIQLDGQSIIETHPSKRDVAMVFQSYALYPHMSVKDNMSFALKLAKRPETEIQEKVTKVSKALKLDALLDRKPKALSGGQRQRVAIGRAIVRNPKVFLFDEPLSNLDAALRVEMRIELSRLHQELGATMIYVTHDQIEAMTLADKVVIMSQGEVAQIGTPLELYHQPANQFVATFIGTPKMNVLPVDTAINSHDSLNVKFNSDAHIQLDPSLFEESAVGAKSIGFRPESLTFCSSEEGDMKGDVEVIEQLGSETLTYIRTMSGETVVVRADPKYTPKLREVIGVKLDPSRVYLFDANENAVNIYGEVSHV; translated from the coding sequence ATGAGCTACTTACAAGTCAATCATCTATATAAAAAATACGGCGACACGCTGGCGCTCAAAGACATTGATTTTGAAATTCAGAAAGGCGAATTCGTCGTCTTCGTTGGGCCGTCAGGCTGCGGTAAATCCACACTGCTACGCACCATCGCCGGGTTGGAAAACTCTTCAGATGGCGACATTCAATTAGACGGTCAATCGATCATCGAAACCCATCCATCCAAACGTGATGTGGCGATGGTGTTCCAGAGTTATGCGCTCTATCCGCACATGTCAGTGAAAGACAACATGTCCTTCGCGCTGAAACTGGCCAAGCGTCCGGAAACAGAAATTCAGGAGAAAGTGACCAAGGTTTCCAAAGCGCTGAAGCTTGATGCCCTTCTGGACAGAAAACCCAAAGCGCTATCTGGTGGTCAGCGCCAACGTGTAGCGATTGGTCGCGCCATCGTTCGAAACCCAAAAGTGTTTCTGTTCGATGAACCCCTTTCCAATCTGGATGCCGCGCTGCGTGTAGAAATGCGTATTGAGCTTTCACGTCTCCATCAGGAGCTTGGTGCAACCATGATTTATGTTACCCACGATCAAATCGAGGCCATGACCCTCGCTGACAAAGTGGTGATCATGAGTCAGGGTGAAGTGGCACAAATCGGCACGCCGTTGGAGCTCTACCACCAGCCAGCCAACCAGTTTGTCGCCACCTTTATCGGCACACCAAAAATGAACGTGCTGCCCGTGGATACGGCGATCAATAGCCACGATTCACTGAACGTTAAATTCAACAGTGATGCCCACATTCAGCTCGATCCTTCACTGTTTGAGGAATCAGCCGTGGGTGCCAAGTCCATCGGTTTCCGCCCTGAATCCCTCACCTTCTGTTCATCGGAAGAAGGCGATATGAAAGGCGATGTGGAAGTGATCGAGCAATTAGGCTCTGAAACCCTGACCTACATTCGCACCATGAGCGGCGAAACAGTGGTGGTGCGTGCCGACCCGAAATACACACCAAAGCTGCGCGAAGTCATCGGCGTCAAGCTCGATCCATCCCGAGTATATCTGTTCGATGCCAACGAAAATGCCGTGAACATTTATGGAGAAGTCAGCCATGTCTGA
- a CDS encoding carbohydrate ABC transporter permease yields MAKHVSLIDQTGWLRPIICWALALLVFFPILMMLITAFKTEQQAIEVPPSFIFEPTIENFGLVQERSDYLKFAINSVITAFGSTILALIIAIPAAYSMAFYPKKHTKDMLLWMLSTKMLPAVGVLVPIYILCQKMGLLDTTLALTIIYTLINLPIVVWMLFSYFKDIPRDILEAVRLDGADTLGEIRYVLLPLSLGGIASTALLSIVLSWNEAFWSINLTSANAGTLATMISTYSSPEGLFWAKLSAASTLACAPIVILGWFCQKQLVQGLTFGAVK; encoded by the coding sequence ATGGCTAAACATGTTTCATTAATCGATCAAACAGGCTGGCTGCGTCCCATCATTTGCTGGGCATTGGCGCTGCTGGTCTTCTTCCCAATCCTGATGATGCTGATCACCGCGTTCAAAACGGAGCAGCAAGCGATTGAGGTACCACCCAGCTTTATCTTCGAACCGACAATAGAAAACTTCGGGTTGGTTCAGGAGCGCAGTGACTATCTGAAATTCGCCATCAACTCCGTTATAACGGCATTTGGCTCGACCATCCTGGCATTGATCATTGCCATTCCAGCGGCCTATTCGATGGCTTTCTACCCCAAAAAACACACCAAGGATATGTTGCTCTGGATGCTATCCACCAAGATGCTTCCAGCCGTTGGTGTACTTGTGCCTATCTACATCCTTTGCCAGAAGATGGGACTACTCGATACCACCTTGGCGCTGACCATTATCTACACATTGATAAACCTGCCGATTGTGGTCTGGATGCTCTTCTCTTATTTCAAAGACATTCCGAGAGACATCCTTGAAGCGGTACGACTGGATGGTGCTGACACACTGGGCGAGATTCGCTATGTGCTGTTGCCGCTGTCACTAGGTGGTATTGCCTCAACCGCGCTGCTTTCCATCGTGTTGAGCTGGAACGAAGCTTTCTGGTCAATCAACCTGACCTCGGCAAACGCAGGCACGCTCGCCACTATGATTTCTACTTACTCCAGTCCGGAGGGACTGTTCTGGGCGAAGCTTTCTGCCGCCTCTACTTTGGCCTGTGCGCCTATCGTCATTCTCGGTTGGTTCTGTCAGAAACAACTGGTTCAGGGATTAACCTTTGGGGCTGTAAAATGA
- a CDS encoding DUF2026 family protein → MLITITDYQRIYGIAHAILKSEGADTNKSCTFYNYCGAYILQRTNGDRHFKKTLFLALSAYAFLLISPEISPNFQCFCHFQWD, encoded by the coding sequence TTGCTCATTACAATTACAGATTATCAACGAATTTATGGAATCGCCCACGCAATATTAAAGAGTGAGGGAGCAGATACTAATAAGTCATGCACATTTTATAATTATTGCGGAGCATACATACTGCAAAGAACTAATGGGGACAGACACTTTAAAAAGACTCTGTTCCTCGCCCTATCGGCTTATGCCTTTCTCCTGATAAGTCCGGAAATCAGCCCTAATTTTCAGTGTTTTTGCCACTTTCAGTGGGATTAG
- a CDS encoding DUF2806 domain-containing protein: protein MDYPGEKLLLKMWETLAEKGIGSLLVPWQEKRLADARVEIRRKEMLALAQAEIEVDSIKSGRSSFQLKPEVKLLNAPSDKIDKQGRVEPTIDLTELATAVGNNDFSESIRKETNVAKSILVAENILSQDQQEPSDTLIEDDWLFSWRDYAGRVSGKELQDLWGRILAGEVKQPGSYSMRTLEFLKGLSKSEAELISKAARFVIDGRIYREKEEFLEGDGLYFSKLLFLQDIGILSGVEALGLTTTYKTQDKSKYFKGLVASNKIILIEHEDKNKTVEANVYLLTRVGAEVLKLASFGVHDDYLDSVAKDYAKKGFNVKTADFIQQTSESGRYFNTKEVNLEENI from the coding sequence ATGGATTATCCCGGAGAGAAATTACTCTTAAAAATGTGGGAAACACTTGCTGAAAAAGGAATTGGCTCATTGCTAGTACCATGGCAAGAGAAACGCTTGGCAGATGCGAGAGTAGAGATTCGACGTAAAGAAATGCTTGCATTAGCGCAAGCTGAAATTGAAGTCGATTCAATAAAGTCTGGAAGATCAAGCTTCCAACTAAAACCAGAAGTTAAACTATTAAACGCTCCATCTGACAAAATAGATAAACAAGGCCGTGTTGAGCCCACCATAGACCTTACAGAATTAGCTACAGCTGTTGGTAATAACGACTTTTCTGAGTCAATCCGGAAGGAAACGAACGTTGCTAAATCAATATTAGTTGCAGAAAACATATTAAGCCAAGATCAGCAAGAACCGTCTGATACTCTTATTGAGGATGATTGGCTTTTCTCATGGAGAGACTATGCTGGAAGAGTTTCTGGTAAAGAACTACAAGACCTTTGGGGGCGAATATTAGCTGGCGAAGTTAAGCAGCCTGGATCTTACTCCATGCGTACATTGGAGTTCTTAAAGGGCTTGTCCAAATCTGAAGCTGAATTAATCAGCAAGGCTGCTCGTTTTGTTATTGACGGTAGAATATACCGAGAAAAAGAAGAGTTTTTAGAAGGTGATGGGCTATATTTTTCAAAACTCTTATTTTTGCAAGATATCGGAATACTTTCAGGAGTGGAGGCTCTCGGTCTAACTACCACTTATAAAACACAAGATAAAAGTAAGTATTTTAAGGGCCTAGTCGCCAGTAACAAAATTATCCTCATAGAGCATGAGGATAAAAATAAAACTGTAGAAGCGAACGTTTACTTGTTAACTCGCGTTGGTGCTGAGGTGTTAAAACTAGCTAGTTTTGGTGTCCACGATGACTACTTAGATTCTGTTGCTAAGGATTACGCTAAAAAAGGGTTTAATGTAAAAACAGCCGATTTTATTCAACAAACATCAGAGTCAGGGCGTTATTTTAACACCAAAGAAGTCAATCTTGAAGAAAATATTTAA
- a CDS encoding helix-turn-helix domain-containing protein, with protein MSAAKDPVWEFIQFEEQSIFYKEHGVPHHSIHWHVHEQYELHLIVKTNGKAMIGNHLGPFSPGQLTLVGPWLPHNWESNLSPGETHQLRDMVILFEPDLFNTAAKSFPELTQLTPLLEQAKMGIEFLNVPFDKAVEHFIKVRESSGMTRLVNFLSFIDYLSKGSTRLLSSMPASAVKDAGTLQTRINEVVDYVMENYQQPIRLKTVADKLGMTESYFSRFFHQSSGHRFTDFVNRVRIQRACVLLSDSDDTIADISQTVGFHNLANFSRQFRRIKGLSPLAYRKKHTSPRVM; from the coding sequence ATGTCTGCAGCCAAGGATCCCGTTTGGGAATTCATACAGTTTGAGGAGCAGTCCATATTCTACAAAGAACATGGGGTGCCTCATCACAGCATTCACTGGCATGTTCACGAGCAATATGAACTGCATCTGATTGTTAAAACCAACGGCAAAGCCATGATTGGCAACCACCTGGGGCCCTTCTCGCCCGGCCAGCTCACCTTAGTTGGCCCCTGGCTCCCGCACAACTGGGAAAGTAATTTATCGCCCGGTGAAACCCATCAGCTACGCGATATGGTGATTTTGTTCGAACCGGACTTGTTCAACACCGCCGCCAAATCTTTTCCCGAACTCACGCAGCTCACCCCGTTGCTTGAACAGGCGAAAATGGGTATCGAGTTTTTGAATGTACCTTTCGACAAAGCGGTCGAGCACTTTATTAAAGTGAGGGAAAGTTCGGGCATGACACGACTGGTGAACTTCCTGTCGTTTATTGATTACCTGAGCAAAGGCAGCACCCGCTTACTTTCAAGCATGCCAGCTTCCGCGGTGAAAGATGCAGGTACGCTTCAGACCCGCATAAATGAAGTGGTGGATTACGTGATGGAGAACTACCAGCAGCCCATCCGGTTGAAAACCGTGGCTGATAAACTGGGGATGACAGAATCCTACTTCTCGCGCTTTTTCCATCAATCTTCGGGACACCGATTCACCGACTTTGTAAACCGTGTGCGCATTCAGCGCGCTTGTGTATTGCTGAGTGATTCAGACGATACCATTGCCGATATTAGCCAAACGGTGGGTTTTCATAATCTGGCGAATTTCAGCCGCCAGTTCCGACGCATCAAAGGGCTCAGCCCCTTGGCATATCGCAAGAAGCACACATCTCCAAGAGTGATGTAG
- a CDS encoding GNAT family N-acetyltransferase translates to MIETNRLILRDWKEVDFAPFAQLNADPEVMQYFPSTLSQEESNEQATRIQSLITERGWGFWAVELKATGQFIGFVGLHSQDEQSGIPCAPFVEIGWRLSSEFWGKGYAPEAAYGALEFAFCKLGSPSVYAFTALPNKPSQRVMTKLGMENINQNFDHPKLPKGHDLERHCLYKISREQWFQRSK, encoded by the coding sequence GTGATCGAAACAAACCGGCTCATATTGCGTGACTGGAAAGAGGTAGATTTTGCGCCTTTCGCTCAGTTGAATGCTGACCCAGAAGTGATGCAGTACTTCCCTTCAACCCTTTCCCAAGAAGAAAGCAATGAACAGGCGACGCGAATACAATCGCTGATTACTGAAAGAGGCTGGGGGTTTTGGGCCGTTGAGCTGAAAGCCACGGGGCAATTTATCGGTTTTGTTGGGCTTCACAGCCAAGATGAGCAGAGCGGCATTCCTTGCGCACCGTTTGTGGAGATTGGCTGGCGATTATCTTCTGAGTTTTGGGGAAAAGGCTATGCCCCAGAAGCTGCATATGGCGCGCTGGAGTTTGCATTTTGTAAGCTCGGTTCCCCTTCAGTTTATGCTTTTACCGCGCTTCCCAACAAACCTTCACAACGTGTAATGACCAAGCTGGGTATGGAAAACATTAACCAGAACTTTGATCATCCCAAACTCCCCAAAGGGCACGATTTAGAAAGACATTGTCTTTATAAAATTTCACGAGAGCAGTGGTTTCAGAGATCTAAATAG